One Bdellovibrio bacteriovorus genomic window, CGCCACGGCCAAAGAAACCAAGCCTTCGCTAATTATTGCTGGCTACAGCGCTTACCCGCGCACTTTGGATTTTGCCAAGTTTAAAGAAATCGCGGATGAAGTCGGCGCGCAACTGCTTGTCGACATGGCTCACTTTGCGGGCCTTGTTGCGACGGGACATCATCCGTCACCGGCGGGCTTAGCCGATTACATCACCACAACCACTCACAAAACATTACGTGGTCCTCGTGGCGGGATGATTCTGACAAATTCAGAGGAAAAAGCCAAAGTCATGAACTCGCGCATTTTCCCGGGCATTCAAGGGGGACCTCTTGAACACGTGATCGCGGGCAAGGCCGTGGCTTTCGGCGAGGCTTTAAAACCGGAATTTAAAAAATACAGCGAAAACGTGATTAAGAATGCCAAGGTTTTAGCAGAAGAGATGCTGTCTTTGGGATTTAAACTTGTCACGGGTGGTACCGACAACCATTTGATTTTGGTTGATTTAAGTGATCGCGAAATCACTGGCAAACTTGCTGAGACTTCCCTTGATGAAGCCGGCATCACCGTGAATAAAAACACCGTTCCCAATGAAAAGCGTTCGCCATTTGTGACAAGCGGTGTACGTATTGGGACACCTGCATTGACAACTCGCGGGATGGGTCCGACAGAAATGAAGCAAATTGCCAAATGGATTTCACAAGTTCTAACGAACCCTGAAGATGCTGCTTTAAAAGGCAAAATCCACGAGGACGTAAAACAATTATGTAAAGGCTTTCCTCTGTATTAAGCAGACGAATTCTGGCCAAAAGTAAGACCAGAATTCGTCTCTAATATGTCGTATTTTTAAGCCCTCGATTTGAATTTAACACTTTGGATTCGAGGGCTTATTAAGTATAATCAAAGCATGACAGCAGGATGGACAACGTTTGCACGCATTGCCGGAAGTATTTTTTTAGTAGGGATTTTAGGTTCCTGTGCGACCTATCATACTCCCCTTTCGCGTGAATACACCTCGACGGGAGCCACCGCAAAACGTTCTGTCGCTTATGACAGCAACCCCGCCGTGATCCAAGAAGAAATGATGACCTTTGATTGGCCGGTAGACCGGGCGCGCATGACGCGTGGGTTTTTACCTAAAAAACGCCGTCCTCATTTGGGCATCGACTTAGCGGCTCCGAAAGGAACGCCGATTTTAGCTTCGCAAGCCGGTACCGTCATCTATGCGGGTCGCGAGTTTCGTGGTTACGGCAAAATGGTTTTGATTGAATCCGGAAATGGCTTTGCCACTTTATATGCCCACTTTGATAAAATCCTTGTTGCTGAAGGACAGAAAGTTCGCCAAGGCGAAGTGATCGGCGCCATGGGCCGCACCGGCCGCGCGACGGGCGTCCATTTGCACTTTGAAGTTCGTAAAAACCGTGGGCCCATTGACCCACTTCCGTTGCTTCCACAGATCTCAACGGCGGGACGTTAAAACTAGCCTCGTCGTCGGTTTTAAAACTCATGACAGCCTCAATGTCCTCACTTAGCCTTTTTAAGTAGTACGAAAAAGTACACCGCTTTAAGGAGGCTTTTATGCTTTTATCATTTCGTCAGACTTTGATTGGTTGCGCTGTCGCCCTTTCGACAGCTTTCACCGCGGCTCAGGCGGACGTCACAGGCCTGTGGCAAGGTTACGGGTCTTGGACTTATGACGGCTCTTCTATACCTTGCTTATTGACGATCCGCTTTGAAGAAAACCAAACTCACGTGCGCCGCCATAAAGGCCAATTGCAATGCGATGTTTTAACCATGCACTCTGACCCCTTGATGTGGCAAAAAAATGGCTCTGAGCTTCTTTTAGAAGGCGAAATGGCAGGCTCTTGGAGTGAGAACGGAATTAAAACTGAAGAGCTGGCCGGAGATAATATTAAAGTTAGCACCGATCTTAACGCCGCGACCGGCGAATACCACGAAGTTTGGTCTAGAGTTTCTGATGGCGCGATCTTTTATGATATCCGCGCGAACTTGAAAAGATCTAAGTAAGATCGCTCTGAATTTAAAAATAAAAAAGCCCACGTTTTTGCGTGGGCTTTTTCGTTTCTTAATTTCGTAAGAAATTAGAATACGTTGATAGTCGCGTTAACACCTACGTTGGTAGTGTCCGCTTTCATGTACTCAGGAGCGAATTGGAAGTTCGGGTACAAGTAGAAATCACGAGCAACCGCGATACCAAGACCTACTGATTGAGTCCACATATTGTGATAGAAAGAGTCAGCAGCATCGTCACGATAGTGATCGAAAGTCGCTGGACGGAATACCGTTCTGAAAGAATAAGTATCGTTGAATGCATACTCTACGAATGGGTATACACCCAAAGTGTAGTCTGTACGGCCACCTTCTACATTAGAAAGTGTGTCATCAGAGTTAGGGCCGTCACCGAAGAAACCGTAGTCAAGAGTGACTGCGATACCTGGTTGCCAGTTTGTATTTGGGATTTCACCCAAGATAGTCCAACCGAAGCTTGTAGAAGCAACATAGTTTGCTTCAGTGTACGCGGGACGAGTTTCCCAGCTGCCAGAAGCACTTACGTTTTGTTGCAAGCCCATTGCGCGGAAAGAACGTGACCAAGAAGCGTATGGATTCGATACGTAGGCTTTTCTTGCGCTGTTTTGGTTTGTAGTTTCTTCGATAGAGTTATGAAGCGGAGTCAAGATAGACACGCCCGTACCCAAACGAACTGAATCACGCTTAGACAAACGATAAGCAACTGCAACGTCTGCTGCGAATACTGTGCTTGAATCTTTGCTTGCTACGCCGGCGTAGTTAGGACGTACTTTACCCATTGGATCTTCAAGGCTGCCACCGTTATAAACTAGGTCAGCAGAGACAGACCAAAGAGATTTAGAACCAGATTCCGCACGCATTTTTGCGTTCGTGATCTCTTCGTCAAGGTCGCCCCCAACTTTTTCTTCAGACTTTTGCACGTCTGATACTTTTACTGTGCTTGTGTTTGCGTTTTGGTTTTCTTCTTGCGCGTGTGCCGCTGTAGTAACCAAAGACCCCGCCAAAATCAGTGATAATAGAACTTGTTGTTTCACTGTTTTCCCTTTCGTTTTTTGTTTAAAAAATCCCCAAAATTAAATTCAAAATTTCATAATCACGGCTCGCTTTTTTGAGACCATGAGTCATTTACATTCAGTAGTCCCAATTTGGGCCTGCCTGGACGTAATGAGCAAGTAAGGTGCCACGACTTTGGTTGCGTATCAACACCAATTCCTGACGAAATCTTGTTTTAATCTAGCTTATATTCGATTTGGGAATAATTTTTAGTAAATTTGCGCCGCGCGATAGCAGAGCATAGGAAGGGAGCCTAGGAACCGGTGTACTTTTTACACCGGCTCCTCGTTGAAAACTACTTGATATAGGTGCCTGAAGTGGCGTTGCCGTTCAGGTATCCGACCATGACTGTTCCATCATACATGTCAGCACTTGTCCATGCGTTCGCACGAACCAACGGCAAAGCTCTTTCTGCTTTTAGTTTTGCGTAACGATCTAGACTTGTCGTGGACACCTCAAAATATTTGCGAACGCCTTCTTGGATCACCAACTTATTGTCTTTATATGCATTCACTAAAACGTAATAAGCCGTGCAGTTCGCATTGGCGCATACGGCCGCCGCATCAATTCTGACGTTATTACCCACATTCATCGTGCCCGTTCTTAGTTCCAAAGCCGCGTGGCGTGTGGTGAGGGAAAATTGATAATTATTAATAGCAACCACGGAAGTCATGACTTTTTCAGAACCGTTAAGGGCTCTATCAATCTTGACGATATCGATATCAATACCTTCACCAAGAGCAACTTGGTCAGCGGCCGCCGTTTCTTCAACGTTCGTCGCTTCCGCACCCATCTTGTTGGTTTTGTACTTTGCAGCGAAATCAGAATCTTTCTTCGCGCAAGCTGATAAAGCCAAAGCAGCGATAAGAACTGCGGTAAATGGTTTAAATGATTTCATAACAAAGCCTCCATAAATAAAAGATCTACACGAGGCTATAATGCAAGGTCTTGGCCAGACAGCAGATGGGCCTAAATCATGGAATCATTTAGCGATTCTCATTCTGAGACAAGGGACGCTAAATCCACCACGCCACGGCGGTGACATTTTTAGAACCAGATAGCGAAAACATTGAACAGTCTTGAAAAATAAAAAACCCCGCTTTTAAGGCGGGGTCTTATAAAAAAGTTCTTAATCAAAACTATTTTTTAGCGACTAGATTCAATTCAAGTTCAAACTTGTCATTGATGATTTTATCGCCCGCAAGTTCTTTAAAGAAGTTGCCAGAGCCGTATTTCAGACCCCATTTTGTGCGATCAACTTCAACTTTGCCGGTGCCGGTGATTGTGTTTTTGTCTACTTTCACCGTCGCTGGAAATTCAACCGGGTGAGTGCCACCGATCATCGTTAAA contains:
- the glyA gene encoding serine hydroxymethyltransferase, which codes for MHSTSLPLSEVDSEIFTAIQKESQRQQYGLEMIASENYTSRAVMEAQGSILTNKYAEGYPNKRYYGGCVNVDTVETLAIERAKKLFNVHYANVQPHSGSQANMAVYLAACKAGDTILGMDLSHGGHLTHGSPVNFSGMLFKAASYKLDTETGRINYDTIRATAKETKPSLIIAGYSAYPRTLDFAKFKEIADEVGAQLLVDMAHFAGLVATGHHPSPAGLADYITTTTHKTLRGPRGGMILTNSEEKAKVMNSRIFPGIQGGPLEHVIAGKAVAFGEALKPEFKKYSENVIKNAKVLAEEMLSLGFKLVTGGTDNHLILVDLSDREITGKLAETSLDEAGITVNKNTVPNEKRSPFVTSGVRIGTPALTTRGMGPTEMKQIAKWISQVLTNPEDAALKGKIHEDVKQLCKGFPLY
- a CDS encoding M23 family metallopeptidase, which translates into the protein MTAGWTTFARIAGSIFLVGILGSCATYHTPLSREYTSTGATAKRSVAYDSNPAVIQEEMMTFDWPVDRARMTRGFLPKKRRPHLGIDLAAPKGTPILASQAGTVIYAGREFRGYGKMVLIESGNGFATLYAHFDKILVAEGQKVRQGEVIGAMGRTGRATGVHLHFEVRKNRGPIDPLPLLPQISTAGR